A single Sutterella megalosphaeroides DNA region contains:
- a CDS encoding WG repeat-containing protein yields the protein MRAACPRTLLRSAAVLFPAAALLAGCAAEPQELRVMRYDNGPDIPSEGLVRVLDGAGRLGYADASGRVVIAPRFAFGYPFREGRALVTFEGREEAVPGSGGELHVWKSPTWFCIDTSGSPAACPKTRASDAGRIPDPIPEVGTDVEDRP from the coding sequence ATGCGTGCGGCGTGCCCGAGGACGCTTCTCCGCTCGGCGGCCGTGCTTTTCCCGGCGGCCGCGCTCCTTGCGGGCTGCGCGGCCGAGCCGCAAGAGCTTCGCGTCATGCGGTACGACAACGGCCCCGACATCCCGTCCGAGGGGCTCGTGCGCGTGCTCGACGGCGCGGGACGACTCGGTTACGCCGACGCATCGGGGCGCGTCGTCATCGCTCCGCGCTTTGCTTTCGGGTACCCGTTCCGGGAGGGGCGGGCTCTCGTAACCTTCGAGGGCCGCGAAGAAGCGGTGCCGGGTTCGGGCGGGGAGCTTCACGTCTGGAAGAGCCCCACGTGGTTTTGCATCGACACGAGCGGCTCTCCCGCAGCCTGTCCGAAGACGCGGGCGTCGGATGCCGGCCGGATTCCCGATCCGATCCCTGAGGTCGGGACGGATGTTGAGGATCGGCCCTGA
- a CDS encoding YbjN domain-containing protein — translation MNQKQLIERVHAFFKSIGWTYDFNEEQSVFYTGCQLDCRLRNCRLVVDVQDEILQCYAFAVEKVEAARRPAVIEFVTRANWGFKRGAFECDLTDGEVRYHTYVDCPEGAEMPHDDVLRSLVFVPTAMLEQYGDMLLEVIDGTMTPAEAVAKAEGDDESEAHESSSGSTSESDALETPEATPSSRALPSGGCGEA, via the coding sequence ATGAATCAAAAGCAACTCATCGAACGCGTTCACGCGTTTTTCAAGTCGATCGGCTGGACCTACGACTTCAACGAAGAGCAGAGCGTCTTCTATACGGGCTGTCAGCTCGACTGTCGCCTTCGCAACTGCCGCCTGGTCGTCGACGTGCAGGACGAAATTCTGCAGTGCTATGCCTTTGCGGTCGAAAAGGTCGAAGCCGCGCGCCGCCCGGCCGTGATCGAATTCGTCACGCGTGCGAACTGGGGCTTCAAGCGCGGCGCGTTCGAGTGCGATCTGACGGACGGCGAGGTGCGCTACCACACGTACGTCGACTGCCCGGAGGGAGCGGAGATGCCTCACGACGACGTCCTGCGCTCGCTCGTTTTCGTTCCGACCGCGATGCTCGAACAGTACGGCGACATGCTTCTCGAGGTGATCGACGGTACGATGACACCCGCCGAGGCCGTGGCGAAGGCCGAAGGGGACGACGAGTCCGAAGCGCACGAGAGCTCGTCCGGGAGCACGTCCGAGAGCGACGCGCTCGAGACGCCCGAAGCGACGCCGTCGTCGCGCGCGTTGCCTTCGGGCGGCTGCGGGGAGGCCTGA
- a CDS encoding DUF4261 domain-containing protein: protein MNDRHDRPITDEDADATNGAATEMLPETAETSELPETAEKPGCFLAFLLLKDPVWDRERFSERLRAEWGIDFDPEEEEDADDDLDGDEDDEDDESIFLEKIDGRIAAVSFMPVPVPDGEAEECARSNFLWPEAVDASKAHGAQLLATLPGSDFENEDDLWESARLFVKLVATAADDPNVLGIYVNGTVLEPAFYRKWALEMKSGSDPIRDWVWVGLYRGEKGMCAYTSGLEKFGRREIEVLEADAEPGELFAFAGTLVLYVLDCRAELCDGQTIGFTEDDKHEIRLSEGAALPGMTLKVSYGEGFDEPES from the coding sequence ATGAACGACCGACATGATCGTCCAATAACCGATGAAGACGCGGATGCGACGAACGGGGCCGCGACCGAAATGCTGCCCGAAACAGCCGAAACGTCCGAGCTGCCCGAGACCGCCGAAAAGCCGGGGTGCTTCCTCGCGTTTCTGCTTCTCAAGGATCCCGTCTGGGATCGGGAGCGGTTCTCGGAGCGCCTGCGCGCCGAATGGGGGATCGACTTCGATCCCGAGGAGGAAGAGGACGCGGACGACGACCTCGACGGCGACGAAGACGATGAGGACGACGAATCGATCTTCCTTGAAAAAATCGACGGGCGTATTGCGGCCGTGAGCTTCATGCCCGTCCCGGTTCCCGACGGCGAGGCCGAGGAGTGCGCTCGCAGCAACTTCCTTTGGCCCGAGGCCGTGGATGCCTCAAAAGCGCACGGCGCGCAGCTTCTCGCGACGTTGCCGGGGAGTGACTTCGAGAACGAGGACGATCTCTGGGAAAGCGCCCGGCTTTTCGTGAAGCTCGTCGCAACGGCGGCGGACGACCCGAACGTGCTCGGGATCTATGTGAACGGCACCGTGCTCGAACCCGCCTTCTACCGCAAGTGGGCGCTCGAAATGAAGTCGGGGTCCGACCCCATCCGCGACTGGGTTTGGGTGGGGCTCTACCGAGGCGAAAAGGGTATGTGCGCCTACACCTCGGGACTTGAGAAGTTCGGACGTCGGGAGATCGAGGTGCTTGAGGCCGATGCCGAACCCGGCGAACTCTTCGCCTTCGCGGGGACGCTCGTGCTGTACGTGCTCGACTGCCGGGCGGAACTTTGCGACGGTCAAACGATCGGCTTTACCGAGGACGACAAGCATGAAATTCGACTTTCCGAGGGCGCGGCTCTGCCCGGCATGACCCTCAAGGTGTCGTACGGCGAAGGATTCGACGAGCCCGAATCCTGA
- a CDS encoding tetratricopeptide repeat protein, producing the protein MYENPVAAPSAIEHIESLNAREDYRGIIDFIEAMPADRRTSEIVGQLARAYNNLAAPGETELFEKALALLDTVPEKDRQNHYWHFRRAYALFYLDRVIESLPHWEKALKFRPGDSDTETFIESSRRCLAAEHFFQPFSERADAAWVAFVADEAVLRRLCASGPVGRRQAEEKVRRIFGRLIHDRNDRQDRRTLRIEEDGEDGKRLCLVFSPAGRRLTALALREIVHRAPDVLRGHWRVVLGVGPGSEASGAGSAPVEAEAAGRILRADELHVRPEKKPGGEWRLVFTGPALFDATQDEAPALFEALGEMLDTLIGEAVRMRWFAEMTLRTGAAEEGMPLEAFPAFVRETIPESEGFDFDDYLALKTEVHRKPERKTEDDLLLDAYRIETVCPMLHNDYLKDRTDLMTELERQGATAGFLWFVPKTDTPQERDRLRDLLEARLRSLAPEALLTTGSGSAIDYEYVEFVAWKSDVVFEKLVEWVTAEEGVLRAGFRSFLRRARGVRIKDVEETAFPKAPEERIENSAEGASDQKAEGGRRKARALRSSKSRKTYAAD; encoded by the coding sequence ATGTACGAAAACCCTGTCGCCGCCCCCTCCGCCATCGAACACATCGAGTCGCTCAACGCCCGGGAAGATTACCGGGGCATCATCGACTTCATCGAGGCGATGCCGGCGGATCGCCGCACGTCCGAGATCGTCGGGCAACTCGCCCGCGCCTACAACAACCTCGCCGCACCGGGCGAAACGGAACTCTTCGAAAAGGCGCTTGCCCTGCTCGATACCGTGCCCGAGAAAGACCGGCAGAACCATTACTGGCATTTTCGCCGCGCGTACGCGCTCTTCTATCTCGACCGCGTCATCGAATCTCTCCCGCACTGGGAGAAAGCACTGAAATTCCGGCCGGGGGATTCGGATACGGAAACGTTTATCGAAAGTTCGCGGCGATGCCTTGCGGCCGAGCATTTCTTTCAACCTTTTTCCGAACGTGCGGACGCCGCTTGGGTAGCGTTCGTCGCCGACGAAGCCGTACTGCGTCGACTTTGCGCCTCGGGTCCCGTCGGGCGACGGCAGGCGGAGGAGAAGGTGCGACGCATCTTCGGTCGGCTGATTCACGACCGCAATGACCGTCAAGACCGACGTACGCTTCGGATCGAAGAAGACGGAGAGGACGGAAAGCGTCTCTGCCTCGTCTTTTCGCCCGCGGGCAGGCGCCTCACCGCGCTCGCGCTTCGCGAAATCGTGCACCGCGCGCCCGACGTACTCCGAGGCCATTGGCGCGTGGTGCTCGGTGTCGGTCCGGGGTCCGAAGCCTCGGGCGCAGGGTCGGCCCCCGTCGAGGCGGAGGCGGCCGGGCGCATTCTGCGTGCCGACGAATTGCATGTCCGTCCCGAGAAGAAGCCGGGCGGAGAGTGGCGGCTCGTCTTCACGGGGCCCGCCCTCTTTGATGCGACCCAAGACGAGGCGCCCGCTCTCTTCGAAGCGCTCGGTGAGATGCTCGACACGTTGATCGGTGAAGCGGTCCGGATGCGCTGGTTTGCCGAGATGACGCTTCGTACGGGCGCGGCCGAGGAGGGCATGCCGCTCGAAGCGTTCCCCGCGTTCGTTCGCGAAACGATTCCGGAGTCCGAAGGGTTCGACTTCGACGACTACCTCGCCCTCAAAACCGAGGTGCACAGAAAGCCCGAGCGGAAGACGGAAGACGACCTGCTCCTTGATGCGTACCGCATCGAGACCGTCTGTCCGATGCTCCACAACGACTACCTCAAGGACCGCACCGACCTCATGACGGAGCTCGAACGCCAAGGCGCGACGGCGGGATTCCTGTGGTTCGTTCCGAAGACGGACACGCCGCAAGAGCGCGACCGACTGCGCGATCTCCTCGAAGCCCGTCTGCGAAGCCTCGCGCCCGAGGCTCTTCTGACGACGGGCTCGGGGAGCGCTATCGACTACGAGTACGTCGAATTCGTCGCCTGGAAGAGCGACGTCGTCTTCGAGAAGCTCGTCGAATGGGTGACGGCCGAAGAGGGCGTGCTTCGTGCGGGGTTCCGGAGCTTTCTGCGCCGAGCTCGGGGCGTGCGGATAAAGGACGTCGAAGAGACGGCTTTTCCGAAGGCGCCCGAGGAACGTATTGAAAATTCGGCAGAGGGCGCAAGCGACCAAAAGGCCGAGGGCGGACGCCGAAAAGCGCGGGCGCTTCGCTCGTCGAAGTCTCGCAAGACCTACGCCGCGGACTGA
- a CDS encoding TolC family protein, which produces MSNELLRGRARAGLLIVAAVCAATGSLEAAPVASSEPVRAVEASSGTGTVAATAHRAAPMSFDEARTLLHARADILRAHDAEIARADYESESAKWLGGPTIDVEAMQMEGTKTIELGLDTSGIAGAVGGMVDALHPGYGSAVASRIPSNFSISAKEDIGGPRAAINMVWPLYTGGAISAKQAALGHKATESRAERDAVQNEMDADLARKYWAVQLARSIEKVRSDMLADEERAVHRAKRFEKEGLISKIERMSVEVSRDAAKRDLVAAQTDTRVAETELMHGLREARLPELSTPLFVIRGDLGTLADWEAAARASSPVLDRIDAQRLQAVQGVAAAESRFKPQVFAFGTKNLIKHYLTLPEPDWVAGIGVKFTLWSNSDRFASLSAAQSVVSKAEAAHAEAQNTITSTVNVAFLRVTQARDEYDLTDSTVKLARENLRLRESSFAEGLSTALDVSTARTQLAGAEIAKRVAAYKFVLGWAMLHAASGRMDQFVESLARNDLETEL; this is translated from the coding sequence ATGTCCAACGAACTCTTGCGAGGCCGCGCCCGGGCCGGACTTCTCATCGTCGCAGCCGTCTGCGCTGCGACGGGCAGCCTTGAGGCAGCCCCCGTCGCTTCGAGCGAACCCGTCCGAGCCGTCGAGGCCTCTTCGGGCACGGGTACGGTTGCGGCCACGGCACACCGCGCCGCGCCGATGAGTTTCGACGAAGCGCGCACGCTTCTTCATGCGCGCGCCGACATTCTTCGCGCGCACGACGCCGAAATCGCCCGCGCCGACTACGAGTCCGAAAGCGCGAAGTGGCTCGGCGGCCCGACGATCGACGTCGAGGCAATGCAGATGGAAGGGACGAAAACGATCGAGCTCGGGCTCGACACTTCGGGGATTGCCGGTGCCGTGGGCGGAATGGTCGACGCGTTGCACCCGGGGTACGGCAGCGCCGTTGCCTCGCGCATCCCCTCGAACTTTTCGATTTCCGCCAAGGAAGACATCGGCGGCCCGCGCGCGGCGATCAACATGGTGTGGCCCCTTTACACGGGGGGTGCGATTTCCGCCAAGCAGGCCGCACTCGGGCACAAAGCGACCGAAAGCCGCGCCGAGCGCGATGCGGTGCAAAACGAAATGGACGCGGACCTCGCTCGGAAGTACTGGGCCGTACAGCTCGCGCGCTCGATCGAAAAGGTGCGAAGCGACATGCTCGCCGACGAAGAGCGGGCCGTGCACCGCGCGAAGCGCTTTGAAAAAGAGGGGCTTATTTCGAAGATCGAACGCATGAGCGTCGAAGTGTCGCGCGACGCCGCGAAGCGCGACCTCGTCGCCGCGCAGACGGACACCCGCGTGGCGGAAACCGAACTCATGCACGGGCTCAGGGAAGCGCGTCTGCCGGAGCTTTCCACGCCGCTCTTTGTCATTCGCGGCGACCTCGGGACGCTTGCCGACTGGGAAGCAGCCGCCCGTGCGTCGAGCCCCGTACTTGATCGCATCGACGCGCAGCGCCTTCAGGCGGTGCAGGGGGTGGCGGCGGCCGAGAGCCGTTTCAAGCCTCAGGTCTTTGCCTTCGGGACGAAGAACCTCATCAAACACTACTTGACGTTGCCCGAGCCCGACTGGGTCGCGGGGATCGGCGTCAAATTCACGCTCTGGAGCAATTCGGACCGCTTCGCGAGTCTTTCCGCCGCGCAGAGCGTCGTTTCGAAAGCCGAAGCGGCGCACGCCGAAGCGCAGAATACGATCACGAGCACCGTGAACGTCGCCTTCCTGCGCGTCACGCAGGCGCGCGACGAGTACGACCTTACCGATTCGACCGTGAAACTCGCGCGAGAAAACCTGCGCCTTCGCGAATCGAGCTTTGCCGAAGGTTTGTCGACGGCGCTTGACGTGAGCACCGCCCGCACGCAGCTGGCCGGAGCCGAAATCGCCAAGCGCGTCGCCGCCTACAAGTTCGTGCTCGGTTGGGCGATGCTCCACGCGGCCTCGGGTCGCATGGACCAATTCGTCGAGTCGCTCGCGCGCAACGACCTCGAGACCGAACTCTGA
- a CDS encoding HlyD family secretion protein translates to MTDVERSAARPNDGLDSRPKAVSKVPAIAGLAVLIGAAAFVGWGVWKATNPEPVPLQGTVDATTVSVAAKIPGRIGTVNVKEGDVVKAGDVVAVIEIPEIEARLAQASALKRAAAAKADLAEEGARTQEIDAARATLERARAGETLAKKTFDRIDALYREGLIASQRHDEARAQLQNARELVAAARAQLSALEEGARRQEKEAARALLAQAEGGVSEATSLAGESDVKSPIAGEVTRVVMEPGEVAPAGFPLVLVTDVSDPWVTFNLREDDLKGVTVGRRFPAHVPALGGTFDFSVYWINPRGDYATWRATRQSSGYDLRTFEVRARPVEAIPNLRPGMTVVVDRAALEVADSAADTTARH, encoded by the coding sequence ATGACCGACGTCGAACGTTCCGCGGCTCGTCCGAATGACGGGCTCGATTCCCGCCCGAAGGCGGTTTCCAAAGTGCCCGCGATCGCGGGTCTCGCTGTTCTGATCGGCGCCGCGGCCTTCGTGGGCTGGGGCGTCTGGAAGGCGACGAACCCCGAACCCGTGCCGCTTCAGGGTACGGTCGACGCCACGACCGTGTCGGTGGCGGCGAAGATCCCCGGGCGCATCGGCACCGTGAACGTGAAGGAAGGGGACGTCGTGAAGGCGGGCGACGTCGTCGCCGTCATCGAGATTCCCGAAATCGAAGCGCGTCTCGCGCAGGCGAGCGCCCTGAAGCGCGCCGCCGCCGCGAAGGCCGATCTCGCCGAAGAAGGCGCCCGCACGCAGGAAATCGACGCCGCGCGGGCGACCCTCGAGCGCGCCCGCGCCGGGGAGACGCTCGCGAAAAAGACGTTCGACCGCATCGACGCACTTTACCGCGAGGGGCTCATTGCCTCGCAGCGCCACGACGAAGCACGCGCGCAACTTCAAAACGCCCGCGAGCTCGTTGCGGCCGCCCGCGCACAGCTTTCGGCCCTCGAAGAAGGCGCCCGCCGTCAGGAAAAGGAAGCCGCCCGAGCGCTTCTCGCGCAGGCCGAAGGGGGAGTCTCGGAAGCGACCTCCCTTGCGGGCGAAAGCGACGTGAAGAGTCCCATTGCGGGCGAAGTGACGCGCGTCGTGATGGAACCGGGCGAAGTGGCGCCGGCGGGCTTCCCGCTCGTGCTTGTCACCGACGTCTCCGACCCCTGGGTCACCTTCAACCTGCGCGAAGACGACCTGAAGGGCGTCACCGTGGGGCGCCGTTTCCCGGCGCACGTTCCGGCGCTCGGCGGGACGTTCGACTTTTCCGTCTACTGGATCAACCCGCGGGGCGACTACGCCACGTGGCGCGCGACCCGTCAGTCCTCGGGGTACGATCTCCGGACCTTCGAAGTGCGTGCCCGCCCCGTCGAAGCGATTCCGAATCTGCGCCCGGGGATGACGGTGGTGGTGGATCGCGCGGCGCTTGAAGTCGCCGACAGTGCGGCCGACACCACGGCCCGTCACTAA
- a CDS encoding ABC transporter permease, with protein MRFGSFCDALFKVARLEVSGVFSRPKEWVTGLLLPIFWCVVLALTFGNGLMTRLPVGVVDLDRSSSSRAAIERVEALPSVRSVRFSSIAEANEALSRGATYGTIVVPPDWERDNLRGTGSALSLQLNKTYYAVGTILEVDLKSALAAARMEEAAVKLTQAGGTFAANAGRMRVTVPDVDFEGNTAFNFFAYLLPTLLPGVLALGAALMFVSSAVREWRDGGLDRFFEAALGSATAVVLGKLLPWILFFGLASTAWVGYFAGIEGWSATGPLALWIAGGWVLVLAMAGLAVLFTAISPTWVIAVSATVCLIAPTFPFTGFSFPLEAMTPGAAFFGELLPLTHYLRLQSEVWVLGSPVETILATLATLALFPLVFFAAGTPLLAAKWRGRLPLEATARELARLDAPEAKRTEALEREAAASHPTGFLETFGWTLRASILNRDTFAVFAGAVAFYLVFYGWPYGNQQIERVPVAVADLDGSSAARHLIAKFDAASVSRILLVTRDAREAEDAYRRGKTDVVVTIPEGFEERLARGLNTTIHVLGNGAYPVKARAVQAALAAIVSESGVLEEASLRSPGLPVAALGAAAVRAPSLIVDYRYNTNSGYANYTVPMVGPVIIQAVMLMGITMALGGWLAAARRPRTVADALRRPLTGGFALFAAFWFIAFFWFLYMEGFAFWAMDYGNLVNVTGTVAAGFFFTGAVAALGTAVTLVIGTNAWTTPAVVIVSAPVLFLSGAVWPVEGITNPAALGLAQLLPTTPGIAAIAATSQDGATLHAILPACAHLSGLMLLYLLLAYAAARRLDERDARSALAGHRFDRKSPGAGDF; from the coding sequence ATGCGCTTCGGCTCTTTTTGCGACGCTCTCTTCAAGGTGGCCCGGCTCGAAGTCTCGGGCGTTTTCTCGCGCCCCAAGGAGTGGGTGACGGGACTTTTGCTGCCGATTTTCTGGTGCGTCGTGTTGGCGCTCACCTTCGGCAACGGCCTCATGACGCGTCTTCCCGTCGGGGTGGTGGACCTCGACCGCTCGAGCAGCTCGCGCGCCGCGATCGAGCGCGTCGAAGCGCTCCCGTCGGTGCGATCCGTGAGGTTTTCGTCGATTGCCGAAGCGAACGAGGCCCTTTCCCGAGGCGCCACCTACGGGACGATCGTCGTTCCCCCCGACTGGGAGCGCGACAACCTGCGCGGGACCGGAAGCGCGCTTTCGCTTCAGCTCAACAAGACCTACTACGCGGTGGGGACCATCCTTGAGGTCGATTTGAAGAGCGCTCTTGCCGCCGCGCGCATGGAAGAGGCCGCCGTCAAACTCACGCAAGCGGGCGGCACCTTTGCCGCGAACGCCGGACGCATGCGCGTCACGGTTCCCGACGTCGACTTCGAAGGGAACACGGCCTTCAATTTCTTTGCGTACCTGTTGCCCACACTCCTCCCCGGGGTGCTCGCCCTGGGGGCCGCGTTGATGTTCGTTTCCTCCGCCGTTCGCGAATGGCGCGACGGGGGGCTCGATCGGTTTTTCGAAGCGGCGCTGGGAAGCGCAACCGCGGTCGTACTCGGGAAGCTCCTTCCCTGGATCCTCTTTTTCGGCCTTGCGTCCACGGCCTGGGTCGGGTATTTCGCCGGGATCGAAGGCTGGAGCGCGACGGGCCCTCTCGCCCTCTGGATTGCGGGCGGCTGGGTGCTCGTTCTCGCCATGGCGGGCTTGGCCGTTCTCTTTACGGCGATTTCGCCCACGTGGGTGATCGCGGTTTCCGCTACCGTGTGTTTGATCGCTCCGACCTTCCCCTTTACGGGCTTTTCCTTCCCGCTCGAAGCGATGACGCCGGGGGCGGCCTTCTTCGGCGAACTTCTGCCCCTTACCCACTACCTGAGGCTTCAGTCGGAAGTGTGGGTCTTGGGGAGTCCCGTCGAGACGATCCTCGCAACGCTCGCGACGCTCGCCCTCTTCCCGCTCGTTTTCTTTGCGGCGGGGACTCCCCTTTTGGCTGCGAAGTGGCGCGGACGACTTCCCCTTGAAGCCACTGCCCGCGAACTCGCGCGGCTAGACGCGCCGGAAGCGAAACGGACCGAAGCGCTCGAGCGCGAAGCGGCCGCCTCGCACCCGACGGGATTCTTGGAAACCTTCGGGTGGACGTTGCGCGCGTCGATCCTCAACCGCGACACCTTTGCGGTCTTTGCGGGGGCCGTTGCGTTTTACCTCGTCTTTTACGGGTGGCCGTACGGCAATCAGCAAATCGAACGCGTGCCCGTGGCGGTCGCGGACCTCGACGGTTCGAGCGCCGCGCGGCACCTGATTGCCAAATTCGACGCCGCGTCCGTGTCGCGTATTCTCCTCGTAACGCGGGATGCGCGCGAAGCCGAAGACGCCTATCGACGCGGGAAAACCGACGTCGTCGTGACGATTCCCGAAGGGTTTGAGGAGCGCCTCGCCCGAGGGCTCAATACGACGATTCACGTGCTCGGCAACGGCGCCTACCCCGTGAAAGCGCGCGCCGTGCAGGCGGCGTTGGCCGCGATCGTCTCGGAGTCGGGCGTCCTGGAAGAGGCTTCGTTGCGCTCGCCGGGCCTTCCCGTGGCGGCCCTGGGGGCCGCTGCCGTTCGGGCGCCGAGTTTGATCGTCGACTACCGCTACAACACCAATTCGGGTTACGCCAACTACACCGTGCCGATGGTGGGCCCCGTCATCATTCAGGCCGTGATGCTCATGGGGATCACGATGGCCTTGGGCGGGTGGCTTGCGGCCGCGCGACGCCCGAGAACGGTAGCGGACGCGTTGAGACGACCCCTTACGGGAGGCTTCGCGCTTTTCGCCGCCTTCTGGTTCATCGCCTTTTTCTGGTTCCTCTACATGGAAGGGTTTGCTTTCTGGGCGATGGACTACGGGAATCTCGTGAACGTCACGGGGACCGTTGCCGCGGGCTTTTTCTTTACCGGGGCGGTCGCCGCACTCGGTACGGCCGTGACGCTTGTGATCGGCACGAACGCCTGGACGACGCCCGCCGTTGTGATCGTTTCGGCTCCGGTGCTTTTCCTTTCGGGCGCCGTCTGGCCCGTGGAAGGAATCACGAACCCCGCGGCGTTGGGGCTTGCGCAGCTCCTCCCCACGACCCCGGGCATTGCCGCGATTGCCGCGACGTCCCAGGACGGCGCGACCCTCCACGCGATTCTTCCCGCCTGCGCGCACCTCTCGGGTCTCATGCTCCTTTACCTCCTGCTTGCCTACGCCGCCGCCCGACGGTTGGACGAGCGCGATGCGCGTTCGGCGTTGGCGGGCCACAGGTTCGACCGGAAGTCCCCGGGGGCGGGCGACTTCTGA
- a CDS encoding TatD family hydrolase — MRLIDSHAHLNSDAFDADIDAVLDRMTQAGVVAAVTVGCDDADLPRLEALLARRPGFLFGAWAVHPEYPDHREPDVDEIAEVASRPGMVAVGETGLDFYWCKEPLDWQRARFRRHIAAAKIAGKPLIVHARDAEPEALAILREEKAGETGFVMHCFSSTVETALAVVEAGGHVSFTGNLTFKKNDALREVARALPLERLMLETDCPYMAPVPLRGKRCEPQYVEYVAREIARLKGLEAEEVAEQTTRNAIDFFRLPL; from the coding sequence ATGCGACTCATCGACTCCCACGCCCACCTCAACTCCGACGCCTTTGATGCGGACATCGACGCGGTACTCGACCGCATGACCCAAGCCGGGGTCGTTGCCGCCGTCACGGTCGGGTGCGACGACGCGGACCTCCCACGCCTCGAAGCGCTCCTCGCGCGTCGCCCGGGGTTTCTCTTCGGCGCCTGGGCCGTGCATCCCGAGTACCCCGACCACCGCGAACCCGACGTCGACGAAATCGCCGAAGTGGCCTCGCGCCCGGGGATGGTGGCGGTAGGCGAAACGGGGCTCGATTTTTACTGGTGCAAGGAGCCCCTCGACTGGCAGCGGGCGCGCTTTCGCCGTCACATCGCCGCGGCGAAGATCGCGGGAAAGCCCTTGATCGTTCACGCGCGCGATGCGGAACCCGAAGCGCTTGCGATTCTCCGAGAGGAAAAGGCGGGCGAGACGGGGTTCGTGATGCATTGCTTTTCGTCGACCGTGGAAACGGCCCTCGCGGTCGTTGAGGCGGGCGGGCACGTGAGCTTTACGGGAAACCTCACCTTCAAGAAAAACGACGCGTTGCGGGAAGTGGCGCGGGCGCTGCCTCTTGAGCGCCTGATGCTTGAGACCGACTGCCCCTACATGGCGCCGGTGCCGCTGCGCGGGAAACGCTGCGAGCCGCAGTACGTCGAATACGTCGCGCGGGAAATCGCCCGCTTGAAGGGGCTTGAAGCCGAAGAAGTCGCCGAGCAGACGACGCGAAACGCGATCGACTTCTTCCGACTTCCGCTCTGA
- a CDS encoding ankyrin repeat domain-containing protein produces the protein MRSTVAALAGTVLFAAAASGFAADANSANSASGVASVLPLTDASAQHLTDDPLTAARIDELRRAVRTGNAAAAKRLLASGLTPNSLMENGDTLFTYAMRSDAPETAKVVMEAEGFDANALNRFGETPLMLAVFKGNEAIFKRLLELGASTEGAPGKWTPLHYAATEGRRTFVEYLIEHGADVNAQTKAGVTPLMMAARKPSRVVVTQLLRSGAYRDYCTDKGMSPADFARNAGDEELADYLKVERCAVKGRRNTVRIGTVEAPSNFPTR, from the coding sequence GTGCGTTCGACCGTTGCCGCGCTCGCGGGTACCGTCCTTTTTGCAGCCGCCGCTTCGGGCTTTGCGGCCGACGCGAATTCCGCGAACTCCGCGAGCGGGGTCGCGTCCGTGTTGCCGCTTACCGACGCTTCCGCCCAACACCTGACGGACGATCCCCTCACGGCCGCGCGCATTGACGAGTTGCGCCGCGCGGTTCGCACCGGGAACGCCGCGGCCGCGAAGCGCCTCTTGGCCTCGGGCCTCACCCCCAACAGCCTCATGGAAAACGGCGACACGCTCTTTACGTACGCCATGCGCTCGGACGCTCCGGAAACGGCAAAAGTCGTGATGGAAGCGGAAGGGTTCGATGCGAACGCCCTCAACCGCTTCGGCGAAACGCCTTTGATGTTGGCGGTCTTCAAGGGGAACGAAGCGATCTTCAAGCGTCTTCTTGAGCTCGGTGCCTCGACCGAAGGGGCTCCGGGGAAGTGGACGCCCTTGCACTACGCCGCAACGGAAGGCCGCCGCACGTTCGTCGAGTACCTGATCGAGCACGGCGCCGACGTGAACGCGCAGACGAAGGCGGGCGTCACACCCCTCATGATGGCGGCGCGCAAACCCTCGCGCGTCGTCGTCACGCAGCTTCTGCGTTCGGGCGCCTACCGCGACTACTGCACCGACAAGGGAATGTCGCCCGCGGACTTCGCGCGAAACGCCGGGGACGAGGAGTTGGCCGACTATCTTAAGGTCGAGCGCTGCGCCGTGAAGGGACGCCGCAACACCGTGCGCATCGGCACCGTCGAAGCGCCGTCGAATTTCCCGACGCGCTGA